The following are encoded together in the Stegostoma tigrinum isolate sSteTig4 chromosome 42, sSteTig4.hap1, whole genome shotgun sequence genome:
- the gng3 gene encoding guanine nucleotide-binding protein G(I)/G(S)/G(O) subunit gamma-3, whose product MPKAETPVNSTMSIVQARKLVQQLKIEASMYRIKVSKTAADLMAYCDAHSCEDPLITPVPTSENPFREKKFFCTLL is encoded by the exons ATGCCCAAAGCAGAAACACCAGTGAACAGCACCATGAGCATTGTACAGGCTCGGAAACTGGTGCAGCAGCTGAAAATCGAGGCCAGCATGTATAGGATCAAG GTTTCAAAAACCGCGGCTGACCTAATGGCGTACTGTGATGCCCACTCCTGCGAGGACCCCCTGATCACCCCGGTGCCAACCTCCGAGAACCCCTTCCGAGAGAAAAAATTCTTCTGCACCCTTCTCTAA